TGCTTGGCCGCGCGGGCGAACTGAAGCAAAAACTCCATGTCACTACGGGAAGCGTCCTCGGCGTTAACAGAAACGTACATACCTTCCTTCTTGGCGAATTCGCACGCCTGCACCATCTGTTCCAGGACCCATTCCCGCGTGGACTTCAACTTGTGTTCGATGTGGATATCGGAGGTGGAGATGGAGACGGCCACCGCGTCCACCCCGCAGGCAATGGAGGCCTCGATATCCTTGATCACCGGGCGGTTCCAGCCCATGATGCTGGCCTTAAGACCGGCCTGGCAGATGGCCCGGATGGCTTTTTCCTCGTCTCCGCCCATCACCGGGATGCCGGCCTCGATCTGGTGCACCCCCAGTTCATCCAGTATCTTGGCAATACGGAGCTTTTCGTGATTCGCAAAAACGACCCCGGCGGTCTGCTCCCCGTCGCGGAGAGTCGTGTCAACAATGGTAATCTTACGCCCGGGTTCCATGGTGTCACTCCCCTTAACTAATTAATTGGGAAACATCTCTCTAACATTTTTCTTCACAGGTAACCCTTTGGGACAGGGTGTCTCAACCTTCCGTCCCGTCTTCATGCCCCCCGGCTCCCCGTCAGTCAAGCTTTTCCCGGAGCAGCTTGTTTACCAGGGCCGGGTTTGCCTTACCCCGCGTGGCCTTCATCACCTGGCCGACCAGGAAGCCGAGGGCGTTGGTCTTCCCGCCCCGGTAGTCATTCACCGATTTCGGGTTGGCGGCGACTACTTGATCGACAACAGCGGCCAGGGCGCTCTCGTCGGTGATCTGTGTCAG
The sequence above is a segment of the Thermoanaerobacterales bacterium genome. Coding sequences within it:
- a CDS encoding Asp-tRNA(Asn)/Glu-tRNA(Gln) amidotransferase GatCAB subunit B, with translation LTQITDESALAAVVDQVVAANPKSVNDYRGGKTNALGFLVGQVMKATRGKANPALVNKLLREKLD